The Cryptomeria japonica chromosome 2, Sugi_1.0, whole genome shotgun sequence region aatattattGCAACATTGACTTAAACTTAACCCTACTACAACATTTATGGAATAATTATATGATACAGAAAAAGGATATTACTTTTGAAATCTCAATTAAGGAGACTCAATCTATAaacaaaaaattaatcaaaatataaacaCAACATTGACTTGACCTTAACCCTACTATAGTATTGCATAAAGATTAAAGTGGCATTGATGTTCTTGGGAATGATTTTCATTTGAAAACAATGACACTTTAAAATAGTCTACTTGAGGACAAAAAAAGTTGAAATATTATATTACAAAAATTTTTTTACCTACTGTTGTAATGTGTAATTTCTCTTTCTTAATTGTTAAGATGAATTGAGAAAGATAATATCAAACACAATATTCTAGAATTTCGAAGGGATAAGGATAAAAGAGaccaatattaaatatttgttatgTTTGCCTAGGTTCTACAATCGTCTTTGTTTAATCTCTAAGACCTCTATATAAAGAAGTATCATGTATTGGATTGTCATCAAGTGGTTAATTGATCAAGTGTTTAGCAGATGAATGTGTATGTGATCATGTAATCATGTATTGGAGAGTGAGTTGAATGTTGTAGCATTCCAACATTTGTAACATTTTTATGAAGAAACTAATGGATGAAGTGTCGTAGCATACATAGGAAATTGGTATGATTTTGTGTTTGATTTGTCAATATATATTACCTAAATACTATACTATTACATCTATGTATAGTCATCAAATCTACACTAGTTAAGCCAGGGGATGGGCTTACAACCCGAACATCAGTTGTAGTCACATGTATATTCATAAATAAGAGTTGAGCACCTTGTTTTCCACCATTATAGTTCAACTTTATATCATCTACTTCGATTCCTTGACAAGCCACACTTTGGTTCCATTATAAAGCAACTGCAACATTTGTAGTTTATGTACTAGTTATATTCTTGTATAGCACATTACTAATCTACACACCAAAGTTCCCCTTGAAATATATAACAACAAAACACATTAAATTACCACTATCATTAACTACAACTATTGAGGCTTATTTTGTAGTAAAATTAGCTAATATATGCCTTTGTAGAAATTTCCTATGGAGAATAATATTGATCCACTATAATTGGATTTTTTATGTTGTCAACTTTTACATTTTGGAACATTATACCAATGTCAAAGCCACTTCCTCCTTGCCAGGTCTAGATCCTTACTCCATTTTGTATGTTATAAAAATAAGATCCACTTATTGTTATCTTATTTACAACGGCAAGGGCATTATCATGACCAAGACTTCCAACACTTCATTACACACAACACAAAGCAAATATTCTTTCAATATCCAGCATTGATTTCCAACATATTAGTGTTTTGCAAATACATATACTATTATGACCTAATTTTGTGCCCTATCCCACATGTAACCTCTTGAATGGAAACATTGAAGGAACCTACTCAAATAGAGATACATTTGTctcttgaaaataaaaattaaacttacGTTATTAATAATTCCTTTaaccaataaatatttttttaaaattaacttGATTCATAAATAATATGTTTTGATGCATGAGTTAACAAAAGTCACTGGTTCCAGAAATGATGTTTCTAATTTTAACATTCAAATACTGTCCCACATAAATTCCAAGAGTATTTAGACTGTCACTTGGAGCCTTAATAGTCACACCTTCAAACTCAACATTATTTAATTACCTAAAACTTTTCTCTCaagttaaatatatttttaaataaattatttaattatccatacctcaaatatataaaattaatatttgattgaTTCCCTCTATGCTTTTACACCCTATCTTATGCTTTGACCTCATTAATCCATGTGGACAATAGTCCAACCCTCTCTCAAGTTTTCTCATCCATTAATATTTAGATAATTAATCTCCACCACTGATCAAGTGTGATCTAAGGCATATAAATAAGAGTTTTGCTCATTCATTTCTCCCTAGACCTAGCACTTTTGAGCACCTAAACTATGGTCAaattatcaagcatctatcaagaaTTCTCATTATCAAGTACTATTCATAAGACCACTTCCTTTGGTTTCTATTTTTAGATTATGAGTAGAATATATTGATAAGTTTTGGGTAACATGATTtcgtaattaatttttttataattatgatAATAAAATAGAATTTTAAAGTAAAGTTAATATTACATTTAAAATCtcactcaaagagatcaatctgtaaacatcaaattaatcaaaatattattgcaaaattgacTTAAACTTAACCCTACTACAATATTTATGGAATAATTATATGATAcagaaaaaaaatattacatttgaAATCTCAATTAAGGAGACTCAATCTATAaacaaaaaattaatcaaaatataaacaCAACATTTACTTGACCTTAACCCTACTACAATATTACGTAAACATTAAAGCGACATTGATGTTCTTGGGAATGATTTTCGTTTGAAAACAATGACACTTTAAAATAGTCTACTTGAGGATTAAAAAAAGTTGAAATATTATATTACAAAAATATTTTTACCTACTGTTGTAATGTGCAATTTCTCTTGCTTAATTGTTAAGATGAATTGAGAAAGATAATATCAAATACAATGTTCTAGAATTGCCAAGGGATAGTGATAAAAGAGaccaatattaaatatttgttatgTTTGCCTAGGTTTTAGAATTGTCTTTGTTTAATCTCTAAGACCTCTATATAAAGAAGTATCATGTATTGGATTGTCATCAGGTGGTTAATTGATCAAGTGTTTAGCAGATGAATGTGTATGTGATCATGTAATCATGTATTGGAGAGTGAGTTGAATGTTGTAGCATtccaacatttggaatgtttttatGAAGAAAGTAATGGATGAAGTGTCGTAGCATACAGAGGAACTTGGTATGATTTTGTGTTTGATTTGTCAATATATTTGTGTATGTTGTTTGTAAACATGTCCATCCATCCCCTCAACTACAATTAATGTTCATTTCTTGTAATTTGATTTTCATATGGATCTAGACACTCTTGTAGGAATGGTATGTATTACATGTATGTATTTTGTAAGAATATTAATCTAGTTTTTAGCATTAAGAATGAATCTCATCTTGATGAATGAAATAGTTTCATTCATGTAAACAAGTAGATCAGATTActtaaatatgatataatttaATGGTCAAACAGCAAATAATAACTGTATACCAAATCTACATAAAAAAAACTGTAAATATTCATCTTATTTCAATCCACAAAAATAACCCAAATTGAAGATCAATTCCTCCAAAATAAAACTTTATTAATGTAGAATGTGAAAAAAATGTATAAAATAATGTAATTGTTGCTAAAATACCTAAATACTATTCTATTACATCCGTGTATGATCATCGACTCTACACTAGCTAAGGCAGGGACGTGGGCTTACAGCCCCAGCATCACTTGTAGTGACATGTGCATTCATACATAAGAATTGAGCACCTTTTGTTGAACCATTATAGCTCAACTTTATATCATCTACTTTGATTCCTTGACAAGGCACAGTTTCACTGCATTTAAAAGAAATTGCAGCATTTGCAGCCGATGTCCCAGTTATGTTCTTGTATAGCACATTACTGATCTTCACGCCGGAATTTCCCTGAAAATATATAACAACAACAGCATACATAAAATTACTGCTATTATTAACTACAATATTGAGGCTTATTTTGTAGTAACATCAGATAATATTTACCTGTGTAGAAATTCCATATGGAGAATAAAACTGGTCAATTATAATGGGATTTTGTACGTTGTTCATTATTACATTTTGGAATGTTATACCAGTTGCAAAACCATTCCCTCCCTGCCAGGTTTTGATCCTCACTCCATTTTGTGTGTTATACAAAGAAGCTCCACTTACTGTTATGTTCTTAACAGCAGCAAGTGTGTTATCTTCACCAAGACTTCCAATGCTGCATTACACACAACacaaagcaaaaattctttcactATCCAGCATTGATTTCAAACATATCAATTtttgcaaatatatatataaatatatactctACCTGATTCCATGCCCTGGGCCACATGTAACCCCTTCAATGGCAACATTAGAGGATCCTGGTCCAATAGAGATACAGTCGTCTCCTGAAAATAAATAGTGAAGTTACTTTATTGAGAATTCCTTCAACAAATAAATATTTGGTTCCTAAATAATATGAGCTAGAAATCATTCGTCGTATGAGTTAAGAAAAGTCACCTGTTCCTACAAGGATGTTTCTAATTTCAACATTGGAAGATTGTCCCACATGAATTCCATCAGTATTGGGACTGTCACCCGGAGCCTTAATAGTCACACCTTCAACCACAACATTACTGCAGGTATCGAAGTTTACATGAAACTGCTTGCTGTTGATTGAAGTGATCTTTCTTACTATGGTATTCGTTGTCCCTGTAAATCTCAATGTCTGTTTTTCAAAGAAAACAGATTCATTAGATACTACAAATTCCTATAATTTGATAACAGATTCATTAGATACTACAAATTCTTATAATTTAATTTGTTCCAAATGAGGTAGTGTCGATTTTTTAAACTATCAGTACTAGCTACAAGAGAGGTAGAAGTAGTACCGTGGGTCCAATCTGGTTTGTCTTCTGCTCATGCAAAATATATAAATCATAGTCAGCCAAAGAAAATGACATATTAAAGATTAATTTAAAAGACAGGGAAACGTAAGAATCCTTGGGCAAATAGAATAACACATACTACCATTAGTTTTTATTATTAATCTGTAATAGTTTTGTGAATTGGGATATCGAAAATTCATCATGAATTAATTGAATTCCTATCGTTTATACCTTTGCATTCATCTCTGTCCACCAAGAAGCTCCTCGTCCATCTAAAATTCCTCTACCTTCAACTGTTAAGCCAATCACATTCATGAAATGCAGCCAATAATTTTTGCTCTGTTCACTCCACAAGCTATTATCTGTTGGAGCAATAAGCTTCCCAGTTACCTGCTCAGAACTAGAGCACATCAGGAATAGTATCTACGGTTTTTGTTGTAAAGATTTTGGTGCTGTTTTTTTCAGTCAATAGAAATCTATGAATTTCTTCAGAATTAGATACTTCACCTGCATTGTCATATGGGCATTTCGACATGGCCCCTGAAAGATAACTGGATTGATCAGAAATGTCATCTTTGGTACATATACAACTGGCAATCCAGTTGAAGAACAGGCAGCATGCCAAGCTGCTAGGAAGGCCTACATTTCACAAAAcagaaattaaaaaaagaaaaggaaaatttcaTCAACTTTATTCATTTGAAACCTTCCACCTACCGAGCTATCATCTCTTTGTCCGTCAGCTTTTGCACCATAGCTAAGAACATTAAATATTTTATGTCTGCCCAAGAGTCTGACAGAACATACACCGGGCATACCAGATGAGAACACAAGAAGAATAAGCACAAGCACAAACATGAACGTATTCAGCGTCATGCTTTTCAGTATAATACAAGAAAACCTGAAAGCACTAAACTTTGAATGAGAATGAATATTAAGTTGGAAAGAGAGGGATATTGATGACGAATTCAGTAGTTAGTGTAACTTAAATAGATGTGGAAACGTAAGATATAACATTTAGGAGCAATCTACAATAACAAAATTATTGCTGTGAGCAATTTAGGCAAATTAGTCTGCGCCCCAATGGAATAGTTGCTTTAGAAAGAAGGACCAACAATTaaatgcatgcatttgtggctCAATTCCACGATTAGGATTATCTGACAGTACACTGTCATATACCAAAACATAATTTATGTACCCAGTCAGGGAAAACATTTCTGGTCTTGGATTTGTCATATTAAAGCATGATTTTTAAACATTTTCCCCATTTCTTAAGGAGTAAAGTTTCGCATTCAGGCTTCTGGTTCAAGCTACAAGTTAACGCCTATGTTTCAGTGAGGGTGAATACTTGAGTTTTTGAGTTTATCTACAAGTTCCCGTGAGAAAGCAACGAATTGCAGAGTTTGGACGAGGGAAAACGATGATATATATTTTGATTGACAGAGAATAAGATGTACCTTTCGCCAGCCGTCTTTTTTATTAGCAAAGAATAAGATATCCCATAGCCGTCTTTTCCATTGACTGAGTATAAGAATAAGATATACCTTAGCCGTCAACGCCTCAAACATCAAAATTTTTAGCTATTCCAACACATGTTTCACAATGATGGAAATTCGTGTTTTACGCCTTGTTTCAACTAATGTACTTTTTTTTCtcctttgaaattaaggaatttatAAAAGATGTTGTAACTAGGTGTAGACATCCATAACCCTACACATTTCTTGAGAATTGAGACTCTGAATATGAAAATAAGGGGATTATATTTTGTTGCTAgtattaatattattttagtaaTTTAGTAATGATTATAAGGATTATATTGTGTtgctattattaatattatttaattaatgattatatTTTGTTGAAGTATACGGATGTTCAAAAATTGAGTCAAATACATAGATTAAATTACTCCAATAAGAATCGAAATGTTGTCCTCGGGCCAATGTGTAATCTATTGTAAAGAACTCTAGTACGAGGCTTCTATAAGATAAACCTTGTAATATATCAAGTAGCTACATTTATAACAAAGCAGTACTTTTACCGTTGAGATTCTATGAAAGTTTACTATGAATCCATTCATGATTGCCTGTAATTCTTACAACAATCATAAATGAATCCACGACCAACATGTAACCTGTAATTTTATTTATATGAATCCATAGTCAACATACAACTAGAAACTTTTATTTATGTTATTTAAAAATGAGAGAATATGGATAGTTAAGTATATCCGTATGGTTATGCcttcaaatacaaaaaaaaagggggATTAGTTACCTATTGCATGTAAAAAGTAATGCGTATAACTCTTACAATATAAGCACTTTGCCTACCTATATAGATTTACTAGAACATCTTGAAGTGTAGTGGTTGTTTATTCATAAAAACTAAACAATTTGAGATATATTACAAATTTAACCACGACAAAATAAGTAGTAAATTATTTGCGCAATGATGTTTTATTTTAGATGGGTATATTTTGCAAAAATTGTATGTACGAAAAGGTGCTAAGCGGCCTTTATGTTCAACTAGAGTAAAAGAAGTGTTTTAGCCAATTCCATCAAATCAAATAATTAGAGTTATGAACTGTTTGAATTAATTTAAGTCACTTCATGTATGTAAGGACATATATATTGATGTTTGTTTCTTGTAGGCATTATATAGGTTGCATAATGTCAGGCACACCATAaaggcatatgtttcaattatgtcagCCCAAATTAGCTTGACTTTCCATGGTGGGTTGAGCTCCTCTTTTCTAGTGGCATGGGGAAGCTTATATTTAGATGGTAGGGTAGAATTCCTTCCAATGATGCTCTCTATCAAGAAGtgaagaagaggaacaaaaagAGATTTATTTGTGTAAAGTTTTATTAATACAAGTATTAATGTATTTGTATTAtgtgaaataaataattttgagaagagtatgtgatgtttattatgttgaatctCATTATCAATTGTTAAATAATATCTCTTGTGTTGATGTGATAAAACATGATAGACACACACGTGTTGATATCATATATTATCATTGATTATTGTATAATCAAAGTCAAGACAATACATGTATACAAAATTTTTGTGTTAATCTCAAATTTGTAATGATATTATGGCCTTAATATATGTGTATTGTTATGGTTGTTGTTGCAACCGTATTTATTTGATTCACATATTTTGAAGGTAGGATTTGTGAATGctaaattagatcattgtgttAATTATGCATAGACAGGTGATTTCTTATTGTTATTATTTCGTATAATTATGGCATATTATTAAGTCATAATATTAAGAAGATGGTTATGGTTTTTTAAATAACTCTCAATGTAATATGATATGAAAGATTCACATGGTGGTAACTTTATTATAGGAATGAATATATCATGAGGGGTCGATTTAACCAAAAACTTTGGTTaagttaaatgaaatatattaaatcTATTTTTGCAGACTTAAGATGTAGGATTAAAAACTAGTAAGTGTTCTTATTTATGTGATAACATCGATTTTAGTTGGGAAGTCCCACCTAACACTTAATGAGATTAAAGATGTCAACCATCTTGGAATAATCAAGAACCCATAATGAAGTTGTGCGTACTTCAAAGGATTGACCGAGAAACATACCTTCCACAAGATAATGTTGCAACATGAGCTTGCATGAACATGAGATTGAATTGATATAAAAATGATTCATTGATATGGTCCAATGTAGTTCAATGAGTCTTTCTTATATAGCCAAGTTGATGAGGTAGGATTccaactacccttgatacaaataTTAAATTCATAATGTATAATAATAAATGCCTaaggaaaatattaaataatgagtTATTACTCGTATCCTCTAGAATCTTATCTAGAATAACTAGCATGATCCTATGAGGAATATTGGATATTAAGTTACGTAAAGCAACTTTTTGATAACTAACTTATGCCAACTAAGCCTAAGTAAGCTTAACATGTAAATGAAATTTCAAGACAACTAATTGTCATGTATGCCTAAGTAAGCTTAATACATGAATAGATTATAGCTAAGAACTAGTCAGGATAAAACCATATTCACCCCAACAAATTATATTCCTAATGCAAGTGCACTTTGTTTATTTTAGATTAATACAATGAATCTATTCTTTATTGGTGGATTTTTCCTCTAAAGGTTTTTATAGAGTGTAGATTATGTTTTTATGCTATTACTGTTATCATATAGGTTTGCACCCTTACCAAGTTACTAACTGAGTAACTGACGAAACATGTGATCATTACTAGCTTGTGGGAACGTATGGTGGAAATGAACCTTCAAAGAAGGTTGTTTCCTCTTCAGTGCTTCACCTTGTGAAAACAAAGGTGTATGCCCTATAAAAACTTTATGTATATTGATTAAAAGCATATGCCTTTAAATAGGCAATACAAACAAAATAGTTACATAACTACATCGTAGAAACCAACCAAGCGGTTTTTTATTGGATTAAGCTAAAACTATCAGATTGGTAGGGAACTTGTCCTATAATGACTATCCTGGAGTCCTTAGTTAGACTATCAAACATATCTTCGTACCTTATTATTCTATTCCCTCACATGAAAAACTATTACTATCTAAACACTTGAATTCCTTATATGATTGTACCCTGTACCATGAGACCATAGCTTTTTATTGAGGAGCCTTTCATATGCATTTTATTCTTCTCTAATAGTCATAATTGTTTGTCCTACATTTCCTAtaacaatatttttattatttcctaTATCCGTATGGTTATGCcttcaaatacaaaaaaaaagggggtttagTTACCTATTGCATCTAAAAAGTAATGTGTATAACTCTTACAATATAAGCACTTTGCCTACCTATATAGATTTACTAGAACATCTTGAAGTCTAGTGGTTGTTTATTCATAAAAACTAAATAATTTGAGATATATTACAAATTTAACCATGACAAACTAAGTAGTAAATTATTTGcacaatgatgttttattttagATGAGTATATTTCAAAAAAATGGTATGTACGAAAAGGTGCTAAGTGGCCTTTATGTTCAATTTGAGTAAAAGAAGTGCTTTAGCCAAATCCATCAAATCAAATAATTAGAGTTATGAACTATTTGAATTAATTTAAGTCACTTCATGTATGTAAGGACATATACATTGATGTTTGTTTCTTGTAGGCATTATATAGGTTGCATAATGTCAGGCACACCATAaaggcatatgtttcaattatgtcagCCAAGATTATCTCGACTTTCCATGGTGGGTTGAGCTCCTCTTTTCTAGTGGCATAGGGAAGCTTATATTTAGATGGTAGGGTAGAATTCCTTCCAATGATGCTCTCTATCAAGAAGtgaagaagaggaacaaaaagAGATTTATTTGTGTAAAGTGTTATTAATACAAGTGTTGATGTATTTGTATTAtgtgaaataaataattttgagaagagtatgtgatgtttattatgttgaatctCATTATAAATTACTATATAATATCTATAGTGTTGATGAGAGAAAACATGATAGACACACATGTGTTGATATCATATATTATCATTGATTATTGTATAGTCAAAGTCAAGACAATACATGTATACAAATTTTTTGTGTCAATCTCTAATTTGTAATGATATTATGGCCTTAATATATGTGTATTGTTATGGTTGTTGTTACAACCATAAATTTGATTCATATATTTTGAGGCTAGGATTTGTGAATGCTAAATTAGATCATtgtggggtaaaagcacaaaactatgtcacattttaggctaacttatcaacacaagtgaatttaagtaattctaattaaaaataaattttagtcaaacatatggtctatatagattcattataactaagttatatatggaccataacttttccaattggaagtgtctactaaatgtatattttataccactttgggtctaattgcaaaaaaaataaaaaaataaaaaaatcgatgtttcaacaactcctcctcttataaatatatatttttttaaatgtaaaaatgcCTTTTTATAGATcaataagtgaattttccaaaatatgtatctttcaatattttaatagttttttatatatttatttttatttttatttaaagtaggtcatcagcactaaaatataaagttgattatcttgtcaagaaaaaatactaaaatttatttaaattttttgaaaaaaatatgatgcggTAGAAAAGGAATCTATgttaagatgatataattcttttctaatttgtataaataattaagaaaaaagctagtgggaattggaaagagttatattttagcacacacaacttttcaaatttattgaaaaatatacatttataaaaaatagtaaaaattatatccatgcactaaagtttcaagttatcaatatacacaaaaaaaaactgatgaaaaaatgttaaatttactaattaaagtgtggtggcttgtgtaacttcaatttcagcattttatcaacaactaaattatagtgtttactttataagaactacattcaaataattttttaaatttttgttaaaattacaaacataaaatagatataagAATGGAAATTTTATTAgtatacatcatttcaaaattcaaaacatgtattttagtttctattgatttactttaaaaatttgaatcagcattgacgatttctttataaaagtgtgacaggtgatttgttattgttattattttgtatAATTATGGCATATTATTAAGTCATAATATTAAGAAGATGGTTATGGTTTTTAAAATAACTCTCAATGTAATATGATATGAAAGATTCGGATGGTGGTAACTTTATTATAGGAATGAATATATCATGAGGGGTGGATTTAACCAAAAACTttggttaatttaaatgaaatatattaaatcTATTTTTGCAGACTTAAGATGTAGGATTAAAAACTAGTGAGTTttcttatttatttgataaaaatgaTTTTAGTTGGGAAGTACCCCCTAACACCTAATGAGATTAAAGATGTCAACCATCTTGGAATAATCAAGAACCCATAATGAAGTTGTGCGTACTTCAAAGGATTGTCCGAGAAACATGCCTGCCACAAGATAATGTTGCAACATGAGCTTGTATGAACATGAGATTGAATTGATATAAAAATG contains the following coding sequences:
- the LOC131075408 gene encoding exopolygalacturonase-like, whose amino-acid sequence is MTLNTFMFVLVLILLVFSSGMPGVCSVRLLGRHKIFNVLSYGAKADGQRDDSSAFLAAWHAACSSTGLPVVYVPKMTFLINPVIFQGPCRNAHMTMQVTGKLIAPTDNSLWSEQSKNYWLHFMNVIGLTVEGRGILDGRGASWWTEMNAKTLRFTGTTNTIVRKITSINSKQFHVNFDTCSNVVVEGVTIKAPGDSPNTDGIHVGQSSNVEIRNILVGTGDDCISIGPGSSNVAIEGVTCGPGHGISIGSLGEDNTLAAVKNITVSGASLYNTQNGVRIKTWQGGNGFATGITFQNVIMNNVQNPIIIDQFYSPYGISTQGNSGVKISNVLYKNITGTSAANAAISFKCSETVPCQGIKVDDIKLSYNGSTKGAQFLCMNAHVTTSDAGAAPPYTSVYDSPTTLIDTTPSGIAPSGFLTTGPQITTPPALTILSATIACTPLSQPPSASSHCA